Proteins from one Mustela erminea isolate mMusErm1 chromosome 20, mMusErm1.Pri, whole genome shotgun sequence genomic window:
- the LOC116581383 gene encoding uncharacterized protein LOC116581383 produces MPNCQRKGPGRSGQDPRVPSRPLHDRQLRHFPASANEQSLPFAARPLPSSHHTPERTKAAVRMGCPYHPSAEQSFSTVTNPRRRLRCQPQGLLKPVSLSPPPSVPRLQCPWRRLPPPVPGPHSKDRSGPPSSECSLGICKPPANDRAARTNDSRGLEWRTREGATPRSRRPELLQGTQQAKLPDSRGFPKGSHSSSIPFTEKPACGCQALSLVLRANIRPEGGRARNLAEKTKQLQKEEKCRTLNMQ; encoded by the exons ATGCCCAACTGCCAACGCAAGGGGCCCGGGCGCAGCGGGCAAGACCCCCGCGTTCCGAGCCGCCCTCTGCACGACCGCCAGCTCAGACATTTTCCAGCCTCTGCCAATGAGCAAAGCCTGCCCTTCGCTGCCCGTCCGCTGCCGAGCTCACATCATACTCCAGAGAGAACCAAAGCAGCCGTTCGGATGGGGTGTCCTTACCATCCGTCTGCCGAACAAAGCTTTTCCACAGTGACCAACCCCAGGCGGAGGCTGAGGTGTCAGCCCCAGGGCCTTCTGAAGCCAGTGTCCCTATCGCCACCTCCCAGTGTTCCCCGCCTGCAGTGTCCATGGAGGCGGCTCCCTCCACCGGTGCCCGGACCCCATTCAAAGGACCGGTCAGGCCCTCCCAGTTCTGAATGCTCCCTGGGCATCTGCAAACCCCCAGCCAATGATCGG GCAGCCAGAACCAATGACTCACGCGGGCTCGAATGGAGAACACGGGAAGGAGCAACGCCCAGATCGAGAAGACCCGAGCTCCTCCAGGGGACCCAGCAGGCCAAGCTCCCCGACAGCCGGGGCTTCCCCAAGGGCAGCCACAGCTCTTCCATCCCAT TCACTGAGAAGCCGGCTTGTGGGTGCCAGGCGCTGTCCTTGGTGCTGAGAGCAAATATCCGGCCTGAAGGAGGAAGGGCTCGCAATCTGGCCGAGAAGACAAAACAGCTACAGAAGGAGGAGAAATGCAGAACACTGAACATGCAGTGA